Proteins found in one Paralichthys olivaceus isolate ysfri-2021 chromosome 19, ASM2471397v2, whole genome shotgun sequence genomic segment:
- the irak1bp1 gene encoding interleukin-1 receptor-associated kinase 1-binding protein 1 homolog: MDSLSRGLAAIQPAAGRDFAGNEMEQGPEVRTVNRQSPGNRVRELQVTGTAEVRCPADRASVRVSVGSSKESVTEVTNSVLRRIEYILQSLRQHGISDTDASVRRFVHREEDLYRMDAEVVVTFSDFEKMEQLCSVLLEKLDKSVCVGPPQFYHSAESLGQLRKQVCVSAVENAQQKAREISQLLGQSLGPPMLVREDETREWRDEEYGGRGHSTLPTITASSRVSVYFSLKDRSRKKF; this comes from the exons ATGGACAGTCTGAGCCGAGGCCTCGCAGCGATACAACCCGCTGCAGGTCGGGATTTCGCCGGCAACGAGATGGAGCAGGGCCCGGAGGTCCGAACAGTGAACCGACAGAGTCCCGGTAACCGTGTGAGGGAGCTCCAGGTGACCGGGACGGCGGAGGTGCGTTGCCCGGCGGACAGAGCCTCTGTCCGGGTGAGTGTGGGCAGCAGCAAGGAGTCAGTGACAGAGGTGACCAACAGCGTGCTCCGGAGGATCGAGTACATTTTACAGTCTCTCAG ACAACATGGCATCAGTGACACAGATGCTTCAGTGAGGAGGTTTgtccacagagaggaggaccTGTATCGCATGGATGCAGAG GTCGTGGTCACCTTCTCAGACTTTGAGAAGATGGAGCAGCTTTGCAGTGTCCTGCTGGAGAAGCTtgacaagagtgtgtgtgtgggaccgCCACAGTTTTACCACAGTGCAGAGAGCCTGGGTCAACTGAG gAAGCAAGTGTGTGTATCCGCAGTTGAAAATGCTCAGCAGAAGGCCAGGGAAATCAGTCAGTTGCTGGGACAAAGTCTAGGACCCCCCATGCTGGTCAGAGAGGATGAGACAAGGGagtggagggatgaggagtATGGAGGCAGAGGACACAGCACTCTACCCACAATCACAGCCTCCTCGCGGGTGTCCGTCTACTTCAGCCTCAAAGACAGAAGCAGGAAAAAATTCTAA
- the LOC109632461 gene encoding uncharacterized protein, whose translation MPQMSAAALLQLALLLSAVPAQYFISRWSGSSAVQRFHATSRLLRIWKEWRSSYLNGTAWMDWSNQHMSYVMSLLGWEQEETHDLPPLETMLYGNDQGFFGASTTVRSHRPPFVFLRVGEVVLERKGHMVGVVVSWDPELRAPPEWIERMYSGPEGIPAENTPHYKVLFSGPGPTSLLVAYLPQTQLERITGMRPEIPTLENYFTHFDGERFIMQPWLRELFPEDEVSDASDA comes from the exons ATGCCCCAGATGTCGGCCGCCGCGCTGCTGCAGCTCGCGCTCCTGCTGTCCGCCGTGCCCGCGCAGTACTTTATCTCCCGGTGGAGCGGCTCGTCCGCGGTGCAGCGCTTCCACGCCACTTCACG GTTACTAAGGATTTGGAAAGAGTGGAGAAGCTCGTACCTCAATGGCACTGCATGGATGGACTGGTCCAACCAGCACATGTCTTATGTCAT GTCTCTGCTTGGTTGGGAACAGGAAGAAACACATGACCTGCCTCCACTAGAGACTATGCTTTATGGCAACGACCAGGGCTTCTTTGGAG CATCAACAACAGTGCGCAGCCACCGGCCTCCTTTTGTGTTTCTACGAGTCGGCGAGGTGGTGCTGGAAAGGAAGGGTCACATGGTCGGGGTGGTGGTGAGCTGGGACCCTGAACTGCGAGCCCCTCCAGAGTGGATTGAGAGGATGTATTCTGGCCCTGAG ggcatCCCGGCAGAGAACACACCGCATTACAAGGTACTGTTCAGCGGACCTGGACCCACCTCTCTGCTAGTTGCATATTTGCCTCAGACACAACTGGAGCGCATCACTGGGATGAGG CCGGAAATCCCCACCTTGGAGAATTACTTCACACATTTTGATGGCGAGCGGTTCATCATGCAGCCCTGGCTCAGAGAGCTCTTTCCTGAAGATGAGGTCAGCGATGCCAGTGATGCCTGA